The Listeria monocytogenes genome window below encodes:
- a CDS encoding M3 family oligoendopeptidase produces the protein MSKDYALTWDLENIYAGGSGSEELQQTLQEVKADLDSFVVNVSEWDVPENVEASAEFLLLVNQNADISKILLTAGSFLECLASADINDSRANELSALIYQYVATLATAEDEWHDKFAQVSDRVWDELMEQNGLSQISFILSEARTNRRKKGSKEQEAAINSLAVDGYRGWSDHYDTIVGKLRMHVTIDGEEKDVSAGQALNLLNHPDRAVRQAVFKEYTRVWQSEARLFSDTLNHLSGFRLATYDIRKWDNILDEPLAINRLDEQTLKSMWNVIQTNKPTFVRFLDRKAKLLGLEKLSFYDVEAPLVFSSEPKKYSYQEGAEFIIEQFNKFSPKMANFAQSAFEKGWIEAEDRDNKRPGGFCTDFPVEKESRIFMTYDGAPGTVATLAHELGHAFHSHVIRDEPFENTDYAMNVAETASTFAEMIIADASVKDAKTKEEKITLLEDKIGRSIAFFMNIHARFIFECNFYEARKQGVVSVDRLNALMEEAQREAYLDALDEYHPQFWASKLHFYIADVPFYNFPYTFGYLFSLGIYHKAQAEGASYEDKYIALLQDTGSMTTEQLAEKHLGVDLRKADFWEEAVALAAKDVEDFLTLTEEYVK, from the coding sequence ATGTCAAAAGATTATGCATTAACATGGGATTTAGAAAATATATATGCTGGCGGTAGCGGCTCTGAAGAATTACAACAAACGCTTCAAGAGGTAAAAGCTGATTTAGACAGCTTTGTTGTAAATGTTTCGGAGTGGGATGTTCCTGAAAATGTGGAAGCCTCTGCTGAATTTTTACTTCTCGTTAATCAAAATGCAGATATATCTAAAATTTTACTCACAGCTGGATCATTTTTAGAATGTCTTGCTTCCGCTGATATCAATGACTCGCGTGCAAATGAGCTTTCGGCGTTAATTTATCAATACGTTGCAACTCTAGCTACGGCTGAAGATGAATGGCATGACAAATTCGCGCAAGTTTCTGACCGTGTTTGGGATGAATTAATGGAACAAAATGGTTTATCGCAAATTAGCTTTATTTTAAGTGAAGCTCGTACGAACCGTCGTAAAAAAGGAAGTAAAGAGCAAGAAGCAGCCATTAATTCTTTAGCGGTCGATGGTTATCGCGGTTGGTCTGATCATTATGATACTATTGTTGGCAAACTTCGCATGCACGTTACTATTGACGGAGAAGAAAAAGATGTTTCTGCTGGTCAAGCGCTAAACTTATTAAATCACCCTGATCGCGCAGTTCGTCAAGCAGTTTTCAAAGAATATACACGTGTATGGCAAAGTGAAGCTCGTTTATTTAGTGATACGTTAAATCATTTATCAGGATTCCGTTTAGCTACATATGATATTCGTAAATGGGATAATATTCTAGATGAACCTCTTGCAATTAATCGTTTAGATGAACAAACATTAAAATCCATGTGGAATGTCATCCAAACGAACAAACCTACATTTGTTCGATTCTTAGATAGAAAAGCGAAATTACTTGGCCTTGAAAAATTAAGTTTTTATGATGTAGAAGCTCCTCTTGTCTTTTCAAGTGAACCTAAGAAATATTCGTATCAAGAAGGCGCCGAATTTATTATTGAGCAATTTAACAAATTCAGTCCGAAAATGGCAAACTTTGCGCAATCGGCTTTTGAAAAAGGTTGGATTGAAGCGGAAGACCGTGATAATAAACGTCCTGGTGGCTTTTGTACCGACTTTCCTGTCGAAAAAGAAAGCCGAATTTTCATGACGTATGATGGAGCTCCTGGAACAGTAGCTACTCTTGCTCACGAACTTGGGCACGCATTCCATTCACACGTGATTCGCGATGAACCATTTGAAAATACTGACTATGCGATGAACGTGGCAGAAACTGCTTCTACTTTCGCCGAAATGATTATTGCAGATGCTTCTGTGAAAGATGCAAAAACAAAAGAAGAAAAAATCACGTTGTTGGAAGATAAAATTGGTCGTAGTATCGCCTTCTTTATGAATATTCATGCTCGCTTTATTTTTGAATGTAACTTCTATGAAGCACGTAAACAAGGTGTCGTTTCGGTTGATAGACTTAACGCTCTAATGGAAGAAGCGCAACGAGAAGCTTATTTGGATGCCTTAGATGAATATCATCCACAATTCTGGGCTTCTAAACTACATTTCTACATTGCGGATGTACCATTTTATAACTTCCCGTATACTTTCGGTTACTTGTTCTCGCTTGGTATTTACCATAAAGCTCAAGCAGAAGGTGCTAGTTACGAAGATAAATACATTGCACTGCTACAAGACACTGGTTCGATGACAACGGAACAACTAGCAGAAAAACATCTGGGCGTTGACTTGCGTAAAGCTGACTTCTGGGAAGAAGCAGTTGCTCTTGCTGCCAAAGATGTAGAAGATTTCCTTACTTTAACAGAAGAATACGTCAAATAA
- a CDS encoding 5'-methylthioadenosine/adenosylhomocysteine nucleosidase, whose translation MTIGIIGAMEEEVELLKNSMPSVEEIVIGGAKFFVGEIAGKEVVLLESGIGKVNAALGTTLMADRFKPEVIINTGSAGGMAEGLAVGDVIISDRLAYGDVDVTEFGYTYGQVPRMPAFYQGDAVLLKKAETIYREYFAASENKAVYGLVVTNDSFIMRPDQHETIRTFFPDVKAVEMEAAAIAQVAYQFDIPFLIIRAISDLANQEATISFDEFIHLAAKQSATCIIELLKTI comes from the coding sequence ATGACAATTGGTATTATTGGAGCAATGGAAGAAGAAGTAGAACTTTTAAAAAATAGCATGCCAAGCGTAGAAGAAATTGTAATTGGTGGTGCTAAATTTTTTGTTGGCGAAATTGCAGGTAAAGAAGTAGTGCTTTTAGAGTCAGGTATTGGTAAAGTAAATGCCGCACTTGGAACAACACTTATGGCGGACCGGTTTAAACCAGAAGTAATTATTAACACTGGTTCAGCTGGAGGTATGGCGGAAGGTTTAGCTGTTGGCGATGTTATTATTTCTGACCGATTAGCTTATGGCGATGTAGATGTAACGGAATTTGGTTACACTTACGGTCAAGTCCCTAGAATGCCAGCTTTTTATCAAGGAGATGCGGTACTTCTTAAAAAAGCAGAGACAATTTACCGTGAATATTTTGCTGCAAGTGAAAATAAAGCAGTTTATGGACTCGTTGTTACGAATGATTCATTTATTATGCGTCCAGATCAGCACGAAACAATCCGTACTTTTTTCCCAGATGTGAAAGCAGTGGAGATGGAAGCTGCGGCAATTGCACAAGTTGCTTATCAATTTGATATTCCTTTCTTAATTATTCGTGCTATTTCAGACTTAGCGAACCAAGAAGCGACTATTTCATTTGATGAATTCATTCACCTAGCAGCGAAACAATCCGCAACATGTATCATCGAATTATTAAAAACAATTTAA
- a CDS encoding DUF1510 family protein, which produces MADKRQSNNRRIKQNLVEGSRSQQNTKRKKTNLVLNVLIIVVSLLIIGSLYFVLFKTESDPAQQDNKTASSTEKKEDAAKTTKSSEKEKDSSDDKTTETTESDDPNVAKVITKDWKPIGTEQTGDHVNSYSSTSVDWQEKRKAFSAATDIPISNTSLWFVEQGADPATQAIGTLSTKENPDKAYRVYITWVDGEGWQPTKVEELKTNDKR; this is translated from the coding sequence ATGGCAGACAAACGACAATCAAATAACCGTCGAATTAAACAAAACTTGGTGGAAGGATCTCGCTCCCAGCAAAATACAAAACGAAAAAAGACTAATCTAGTTTTAAACGTTTTAATTATCGTGGTAAGTTTACTTATCATTGGTAGTTTGTATTTTGTGCTGTTTAAAACAGAGAGTGATCCTGCCCAACAAGATAACAAAACGGCATCTTCCACGGAGAAAAAAGAAGATGCCGCTAAAACAACTAAATCATCCGAGAAAGAAAAAGATTCTTCAGATGATAAAACAACCGAAACAACCGAAAGTGATGATCCCAATGTAGCGAAAGTTATTACCAAAGACTGGAAACCTATCGGTACAGAACAAACTGGTGATCATGTGAATTCGTACAGTTCTACAAGTGTAGATTGGCAAGAAAAACGTAAAGCTTTTTCTGCAGCAACAGATATTCCAATCTCAAATACATCACTTTGGTTTGTAGAGCAAGGCGCTGATCCTGCGACACAAGCAATTGGTACACTTTCTACTAAAGAAAACCCAGACAAAGCATACCGTGTGTATATTACTTGGGTGGATGGTGAAGGATGGCAACCAACTAAAGTGGAAGAGCTTAAAACAAATGACAAAAGATAA
- the greA gene encoding transcription elongation factor GreA, protein MATEKVFPMTLDGKAKLENELQELKTVKRKEVVERIKIARSFGDLSENSEYDSAKDEQAFVEGRITTIENMIRNAQIIDAAEAHNGLVTLGNTVTFIELPDGEEETYTIVGSAEADPFEGKISNDSPIAKGLLGHKEGEEVTIQTPAGDMSVKIEKITAS, encoded by the coding sequence TTGGCGACAGAAAAAGTATTTCCAATGACCCTAGATGGGAAAGCAAAATTAGAAAATGAATTACAAGAATTAAAGACAGTAAAACGTAAAGAAGTAGTAGAACGGATTAAAATTGCCCGTAGTTTTGGTGACTTATCGGAAAACTCCGAGTATGATTCCGCAAAAGACGAACAAGCTTTTGTTGAAGGTCGTATCACTACTATTGAAAATATGATTCGTAATGCACAAATCATTGATGCAGCAGAAGCGCATAATGGTTTAGTAACACTAGGAAACACCGTTACTTTCATTGAACTACCAGACGGTGAAGAAGAAACTTATACCATCGTAGGTAGCGCTGAAGCAGACCCATTTGAAGGGAAAATTTCCAATGATTCTCCAATTGCAAAAGGTTTACTTGGGCATAAAGAAGGGGAAGAAGTAACTATCCAAACACCGGCTGGTGACATGAGCGTTAAAATCGAAAAAATCACTGCATCTTAA
- the udk gene encoding uridine kinase → MTKKPIVVGVTGGSGSGKTSVTKAICDHFSGHSILMIAQDVYYHDQANISFEDRLKVNYDHPLAFDTDLLISHIAALRRYETIEKPIYDYAKYTRKKEVEIQEPREVIILEGILILEDKRLRDLMDIKVYVDTDDDIRFIRRLLRDMKERGRTMDSVIEQYLSVVKPMHNEFIEPTKKFADIIIPEGGENHVAIDLMTTKIESILQKHV, encoded by the coding sequence ATGACAAAAAAACCAATCGTAGTCGGCGTAACTGGCGGTTCAGGTTCTGGTAAAACTAGCGTAACGAAAGCCATTTGTGATCATTTTAGTGGGCACTCGATTTTGATGATTGCTCAAGATGTCTATTATCACGATCAAGCCAATATTAGTTTTGAAGATAGATTAAAAGTAAATTATGATCATCCACTTGCTTTTGATACGGATTTACTCATTTCACATATTGCCGCACTGCGTCGCTATGAAACTATAGAAAAGCCGATTTATGATTATGCCAAATATACGCGAAAAAAAGAAGTAGAAATCCAAGAACCTAGAGAAGTTATTATTTTAGAAGGAATTTTAATTTTAGAAGATAAACGCCTTAGGGATTTGATGGATATTAAAGTATATGTGGATACGGATGATGATATTCGTTTTATTCGCAGACTTTTACGTGATATGAAAGAACGTGGTCGGACAATGGATTCCGTTATCGAGCAATATCTTTCTGTCGTTAAACCAATGCACAATGAATTCATCGAACCAACGAAAAAATTTGCCGATATTATTATTCCAGAAGGCGGAGAGAATCACGTTGCAATCGACTTAATGACAACAAAAATTGAATCCATCTTGCAAAAACATGTATAA
- a CDS encoding O-methyltransferase, producing MNDIIHDYLLKNIPKSSPFFEQLEAYAKENEVPIMEPDSLYCLLQILDIQKPKRILELGTAIGYSALKMADKLPDAEIITVERDEERYEQAIHNIQRYGASDRVKVLLTDAIEGAEEILAHGPFDAIFIDAAKAQYEKFFHIYTDSLADNGVIYSDNVLFKGLALDMTPEKQRKLRVARKMRHFNDFLVTHPDFETTTIPLGDGLSISKRKKTGGVS from the coding sequence GTGAATGATATTATTCATGATTATTTATTAAAAAACATTCCTAAGAGCAGTCCTTTTTTTGAACAGTTAGAGGCGTATGCGAAGGAAAATGAAGTACCAATTATGGAACCAGATTCTTTGTACTGCTTATTACAGATTTTAGATATTCAAAAACCAAAGCGCATATTGGAGCTTGGGACGGCCATTGGTTACTCCGCTTTAAAAATGGCAGATAAACTCCCTGATGCAGAGATTATCACGGTTGAGCGCGATGAAGAAAGATATGAGCAGGCAATACATAATATTCAGCGTTACGGAGCTAGTGACAGAGTGAAAGTTTTACTAACAGATGCGATTGAAGGAGCTGAAGAAATTTTGGCTCACGGTCCATTTGACGCAATATTTATCGATGCAGCCAAAGCACAATATGAGAAGTTTTTCCATATTTATACCGATTCTTTAGCTGATAATGGCGTTATTTATAGTGATAATGTTCTTTTTAAAGGGTTAGCACTAGATATGACACCAGAAAAACAACGTAAATTACGAGTTGCGAGGAAAATGCGCCATTTTAACGATTTTTTAGTGACGCATCCTGATTTTGAAACAACGACCATTCCGCTAGGGGACGGCCTATCTATTTCCAAAAGAAAGAAAACTGGAGGCGTATCATGA
- the mltG gene encoding endolytic transglycosylase MltG, giving the protein MKNTKGKKITIIISVIILILVIATFSGYYYVKSQLEPKDEASKEKITVEIPAGSSISDISTILEDKNVINNASIFSFYVKYNNDTNLKAGNYEFSPAMNTDQIVKKMQEGKTVAPAKLVIPEGYTLDQIADRIVAYQPKLKKADVLKTMDDPEFVASMIKAYPETVTNDVLNKSIKHPLEGYLYPATYTFKGTDVSAEQIITEMVKATDVNIAKYRDELAKQKMSVHKFLTMSSIIEKEATENVDRKMIASVFYNRLAKDMRLQTDPTVLYALGEHKSKTTYKDLEVDSPYNTYKNNGLPPGPISNSGDSSMEATLYPEKSDYLYFLANTKTGKVYFSKTLEEHNKLKEEHITKNN; this is encoded by the coding sequence ATGAAGAATACAAAAGGTAAGAAAATTACAATTATTATTTCTGTTATTATTTTAATTTTAGTGATTGCAACTTTTTCAGGTTATTATTATGTAAAATCGCAACTAGAACCAAAAGATGAAGCAAGTAAAGAGAAAATCACCGTAGAAATCCCAGCAGGCTCTAGTATTTCAGACATTTCTACTATTCTAGAAGATAAAAACGTCATTAATAATGCTTCTATTTTCTCGTTTTATGTAAAATATAATAATGATACGAATTTAAAAGCAGGGAACTATGAATTCAGTCCGGCAATGAACACGGATCAAATCGTCAAAAAAATGCAAGAAGGAAAAACGGTAGCACCTGCCAAACTGGTCATTCCAGAAGGTTACACGTTAGACCAAATTGCTGATAGAATTGTGGCTTATCAACCAAAACTAAAGAAAGCAGATGTACTTAAAACAATGGACGATCCTGAATTTGTTGCTTCCATGATTAAAGCATATCCAGAGACAGTAACAAACGATGTATTAAACAAATCTATTAAACATCCATTAGAAGGTTATTTATACCCAGCTACGTACACGTTCAAAGGAACAGATGTATCTGCAGAACAAATTATTACAGAGATGGTCAAAGCAACAGATGTAAACATTGCCAAGTACCGTGATGAACTAGCAAAACAAAAAATGTCCGTACACAAATTCTTAACGATGTCTTCCATTATCGAAAAAGAAGCAACTGAAAACGTCGATCGTAAAATGATTGCCAGTGTATTTTATAATCGTTTAGCAAAAGATATGCGCTTGCAGACTGATCCAACTGTTCTTTATGCGCTTGGTGAACACAAAAGCAAGACGACTTACAAAGATTTAGAAGTCGATTCACCTTACAACACATACAAAAACAATGGATTGCCACCAGGACCAATTTCAAATAGTGGAGATTCTTCGATGGAAGCGACACTTTACCCAGAAAAAAGTGATTACCTATACTTCTTAGCAAATACAAAAACTGGTAAAGTATACTTCTCTAAAACTTTAGAAGAGCACAATAAACTAAAAGAAGAGCATATTACGAAAAATAATTAA
- a CDS encoding DedA family protein produces the protein MLHTLIQSLQDFTMWLVDSLGHWGIFLGMLIESVCIPLPSEVIMLFGGFMAEAGKLNFWLVVFAGISGNLVGSLIAYYIGKFGGRALVLKFGKYIFLNVKHLDKAELWFGRYGARAVFFGRVLPVIRTFISLPAGIAKMNVWKFIIYTILGCIPWNIFLTWLGYSLGSNWSVVEKYTRPISYLMLALVIAIVVYLAYKIWNKRARNAK, from the coding sequence ATGTTACATACATTAATACAAAGTTTGCAAGATTTCACGATGTGGTTAGTAGACTCACTTGGACACTGGGGTATTTTCCTCGGAATGTTGATTGAAAGTGTTTGTATACCACTACCAAGTGAAGTTATTATGCTATTCGGTGGATTTATGGCGGAAGCTGGGAAACTGAACTTCTGGCTTGTTGTCTTTGCTGGTATTTCAGGTAATCTGGTAGGTTCACTGATTGCTTACTACATTGGTAAATTCGGAGGCAGAGCACTTGTTTTAAAATTCGGGAAATATATTTTCTTAAATGTCAAACACTTAGATAAAGCAGAACTTTGGTTTGGTCGTTACGGAGCACGGGCTGTGTTCTTCGGGCGCGTATTACCGGTTATTCGAACGTTTATTTCATTACCAGCCGGTATTGCGAAAATGAATGTATGGAAATTTATTATCTATACGATATTAGGTTGTATTCCGTGGAATATTTTTCTGACATGGCTTGGTTATTCATTAGGTTCCAATTGGAGCGTTGTGGAAAAATATACGCGACCAATTAGCTATTTAATGTTAGCTTTAGTTATTGCCATCGTTGTCTACCTTGCTTATAAAATATGGAATAAACGTGCTAGAAACGCAAAATAA
- a CDS encoding DUF1292 domain-containing protein produces the protein MAEEHNHNHEEENIIWITNEEGKEEAFEILMSFDSEHFDKSYVLYFPAGKGEDEEIEILASSYTQDENGNQGHLQPVETDEEWDRIEEMLATFLADEDEE, from the coding sequence ATGGCAGAAGAACATAACCATAATCATGAAGAAGAAAATATTATTTGGATTACAAACGAAGAAGGAAAAGAAGAGGCTTTTGAAATTCTAATGAGCTTTGATTCAGAGCATTTTGATAAATCTTACGTTTTATATTTCCCAGCTGGCAAAGGGGAAGACGAAGAAATCGAAATTCTTGCATCAAGCTACACTCAAGATGAAAATGGCAATCAAGGACACCTTCAACCAGTGGAAACAGATGAAGAGTGGGATAGAATTGAAGAAATGTTAGCAACATTCCTAGCTGACGAAGACGAAGAATAA
- the ruvX gene encoding Holliday junction resolvase RuvX — translation MRIMGLDVGSKTVGVAISDPLGWTAQGVETIQIDENRKQFGYDRVKELVLEYEVEKVVVGLPKNMNNTIGPRAESSKIYAEVLEARIGLPVVLWDERLTTSAAERTLIEADVSRKKRKEVIDKLAAVMILQSYLDTTN, via the coding sequence ATGAGAATAATGGGTTTAGATGTCGGCTCGAAAACAGTCGGTGTAGCGATAAGTGATCCACTTGGTTGGACCGCGCAAGGTGTGGAAACAATTCAGATTGACGAGAATAGAAAACAATTCGGCTATGACCGCGTAAAAGAGCTTGTGCTCGAATACGAAGTGGAAAAAGTCGTGGTTGGACTTCCTAAGAATATGAATAACACCATAGGGCCTCGTGCTGAAAGTTCTAAAATATATGCTGAAGTACTTGAGGCGAGAATCGGTTTGCCCGTTGTACTTTGGGATGAACGTTTGACCACTTCTGCCGCTGAAAGAACTTTGATTGAAGCAGATGTTTCGCGTAAAAAACGAAAAGAAGTAATTGATAAGTTAGCTGCAGTAATGATTTTACAGTCCTATTTGGACACTACTAATTAA
- a CDS encoding IreB family regulatory phosphoprotein, with the protein MDSKDQTMFYNFGDDSIEEDVKKLMKQVYVALEEKGYNPVNQIVGYLLSGDPAYIPRHKDARSMIRRLERDEIIEELVKAYLKNNEIGEK; encoded by the coding sequence ATGGATTCAAAAGATCAAACAATGTTTTACAACTTCGGCGATGATTCAATTGAAGAAGATGTAAAAAAATTAATGAAACAAGTCTACGTTGCTCTTGAAGAAAAAGGCTATAATCCCGTAAATCAAATCGTTGGCTATTTACTTTCAGGCGATCCTGCTTATATTCCTCGTCACAAGGATGCTAGAAGTATGATACGTCGTTTAGAACGAGATGAAATTATCGAGGAACTTGTCAAAGCGTATCTGAAAAATAACGAAATTGGTGAGAAATGA
- the alaS gene encoding alanine--tRNA ligase — protein MKQLSSAEVRQLFLDFFKEKGHTIEPSAPLVPNNDPTILWINSGVATMKKYFDGSVIPDNPRMANAQKSIRTNDIENVGKTARHHTFFEMLGNFSIGDYFKEGAIVFAWEFLTSPKWIGFDPDKLYVTVYPEDEEAKTLWREKIGLSDDHIVEIEDNFWDIGIGPSGPDSEIFYDRGPAFGDDASDPELYPGGENERYLEIWNLVFSQFNHNPDGTYTPLPKQNIDTGMGLERMVSIIQDAPTNFETDLFMPIIREVEQIAGVKYGHSQENDVAFKVIADHIRTVAFAIGDGALPSNEGRGYILRRLLRRAVRYAKVLTINEPFMYKLVPVVGKIMNSFYPEVENQTDFIQKVIRTEEERFHETLNEGLAILETILKTAKETNEQIIKGADIFKLYDTFGFPVELTEEYAEDHGLKVDHAGFEAEMKEQRDRARSARADVKSMQVQGELLANLTEKSAFVGYNATEHVSEILYLIQDDTLVEEVAAGSEAQVIFKETPFYAESGGQVADKGTIETETGLAYVEDVQKAPNKQNLHRVSVKEGVLKTGDTVKLAVDKVKRRETIKNHTATHLLHRALKDTLGEHVNQAGSLVSPDRLRFDFSHFGQITEEELTKMEEIVNEKIWEQINVVIEEMPIAEAKELGAMALFGEKYGDIVRVVQVGKYSIELCGGVHVRNTADIGLFKIVSETGIGAGTRRIEAVTGKEAYRFVTEQENTLKHAANLLKTTTKETPQKVEQLQADLREVKRENESLLSKLASAASADIFESPEEIGGVKVIAKQVNAKDMNQLRQFVDNWKDKKIGGILVLGAVQGDKVNLISAVSEEAIKAGYHAGKLLKEVATRCGGNGGGRPDMAQAGGKNPAELGAALDYVSTWVKEQQA, from the coding sequence ATGAAACAATTATCAAGCGCTGAAGTAAGACAGTTATTTTTAGATTTCTTTAAAGAAAAAGGGCATACTATCGAACCTAGTGCACCACTTGTGCCAAATAATGATCCCACAATTCTTTGGATTAACAGTGGTGTAGCAACCATGAAAAAATACTTTGACGGTTCCGTTATTCCGGATAATCCAAGAATGGCGAACGCTCAAAAATCAATCCGTACAAATGACATTGAAAACGTTGGTAAAACAGCGCGCCATCATACATTCTTTGAAATGTTAGGAAACTTTTCTATCGGTGATTATTTTAAAGAAGGGGCGATTGTTTTTGCTTGGGAATTCTTAACAAGTCCTAAATGGATTGGTTTTGATCCAGATAAATTGTATGTGACTGTGTATCCAGAAGATGAAGAAGCGAAAACGTTATGGCGCGAAAAAATTGGTTTAAGTGATGATCATATCGTCGAAATTGAAGACAATTTCTGGGATATTGGTATTGGACCAAGTGGCCCTGATAGCGAAATTTTCTATGACCGTGGACCTGCTTTTGGTGACGATGCAAGTGATCCAGAATTGTATCCAGGCGGAGAAAATGAGCGTTATTTAGAAATTTGGAACTTAGTATTTTCACAGTTTAACCACAATCCAGATGGAACTTACACACCGCTTCCAAAACAAAACATTGATACAGGGATGGGGCTTGAACGGATGGTTTCTATCATCCAAGATGCACCAACTAACTTTGAAACAGATTTATTCATGCCAATTATTCGCGAAGTGGAACAAATCGCTGGCGTGAAATATGGCCATTCTCAAGAAAATGATGTGGCATTTAAAGTAATTGCTGACCATATTCGTACGGTAGCATTTGCAATCGGCGACGGCGCTTTACCATCCAACGAAGGACGCGGATATATTTTACGTCGTTTACTTCGCCGTGCTGTTCGTTATGCAAAAGTCCTAACAATCAACGAACCTTTCATGTACAAATTAGTACCAGTAGTTGGGAAAATCATGAATAGTTTCTACCCAGAAGTAGAAAACCAGACAGACTTTATCCAAAAAGTGATTCGCACGGAAGAAGAACGCTTCCACGAAACATTAAACGAAGGTCTAGCAATTTTGGAAACAATCCTAAAAACTGCAAAAGAAACGAATGAACAAATTATTAAAGGTGCAGACATTTTCAAATTGTATGATACATTTGGTTTCCCAGTGGAATTGACGGAAGAATATGCAGAAGACCACGGTTTAAAAGTGGATCACGCTGGCTTTGAGGCTGAAATGAAAGAACAACGTGACCGTGCTCGTTCGGCTCGTGCTGACGTAAAATCGATGCAAGTCCAAGGCGAACTACTTGCTAATTTAACAGAAAAAAGTGCGTTTGTTGGCTACAATGCAACAGAGCACGTTTCAGAAATCTTGTATTTAATCCAAGATGACACGCTTGTGGAGGAAGTTGCAGCTGGAAGTGAAGCGCAAGTCATCTTCAAAGAAACACCATTTTATGCAGAAAGCGGCGGACAAGTTGCTGACAAAGGAACGATTGAGACTGAAACAGGTCTTGCTTATGTAGAAGATGTACAAAAAGCGCCAAATAAACAAAATTTACACCGTGTTTCTGTCAAAGAAGGCGTATTAAAAACAGGCGACACAGTGAAACTTGCTGTCGATAAGGTAAAACGTCGCGAAACAATCAAAAACCATACAGCAACACACCTTTTACACCGCGCATTGAAAGATACCTTAGGCGAACATGTTAACCAAGCCGGCTCTCTTGTTTCACCAGATCGTTTGCGCTTTGACTTCTCTCATTTTGGTCAAATTACAGAAGAAGAATTAACAAAAATGGAAGAAATCGTCAATGAAAAAATCTGGGAACAAATCAATGTTGTGATTGAAGAAATGCCAATAGCAGAAGCAAAAGAACTTGGCGCTATGGCACTATTCGGCGAAAAATATGGCGATATTGTACGAGTTGTACAAGTAGGTAAATATAGCATTGAACTATGTGGCGGGGTTCATGTTCGAAATACAGCAGATATCGGTCTTTTCAAAATCGTATCTGAAACAGGTATTGGAGCAGGAACTAGACGTATTGAAGCTGTCACTGGAAAAGAAGCATATCGCTTTGTAACAGAACAAGAAAACACATTAAAACATGCAGCGAATTTACTAAAAACAACAACCAAAGAAACACCGCAAAAAGTAGAACAATTACAAGCTGACTTACGCGAAGTGAAACGCGAGAATGAATCATTATTAAGTAAATTAGCGAGTGCAGCAAGCGCAGATATTTTTGAATCTCCAGAAGAAATCGGTGGCGTAAAAGTAATTGCGAAACAAGTAAACGCAAAAGATATGAACCAATTACGTCAATTTGTGGATAACTGGAAAGATAAAAAAATTGGCGGCATCCTAGTTTTAGGCGCTGTCCAAGGAGATAAAGTAAACCTAATATCTGCCGTTTCCGAAGAAGCAATCAAAGCAGGTTACCACGCTGGTAAACTACTGAAAGAAGTAGCAACAAGATGCGGCGGTAACGGTGGCGGACGTCCGGATATGGCGCAAGCTGGTGGTAAAAATCCAGCAGAATTAGGAGCTGCTCTTGATTACGTTTCCACGTGGGTAAAAGAACAACAAGCATAA